From Sporolactobacillus pectinivorans:
TCGTATTTTATGGAATGTACTCCTCAATTTTATCTGAGAAGCGCGTAAAATGACACAATGTGGCTTATTTCAGACTTTTTTCCAAAACAAGCTGAACACCCTAAAAGCCACGAAATGACAAGGGCCTTTAGGGTGCACCAGTAATCAGAATACACGGATCCGGCAGGCAAACAGTTAACCCTGTCCGGTCCCGTCTGTTTTTAAAGTTTCCTGCAAACAAGCTGTAAATTTCAGATTCATCGACCGATAAAAACACGATAAAACAGCGGTTCCGTCACATCTGGTTCAAAGGTGTGCTTGAACCGGTTTCTGCTTCTTCGGGAGTAAGCCATCCTTGATCCAGCAAATCATTTTTAAAAGTTTCTGTATCCGTAAATGTGTGCACTTGAAAACCAAGGCGCTTTGCCGTATCCGTATTCCGTTCCTTATCATCAACGAACAGGACACTTTCGGGTTCTTCACCCAAGCGTTCGATCGCCAGCTTGAAAATTTCTTCATCCGGTTTCTTCATCCGGACACGGTATGAATTGATAACGAACTCAAACAGAGGCATCAATTGGAATTCTTCCAACCTTTCTTCCAAAAAGGAGTTAGAATTGGATAGAACAGCGATGCGATACTTTTCTTTCAGTTTATATGCCAGCGGGACTAATGCACTGTTTAACGTTTTTGAGCAGGACAAATCGTGGAAAAGTTCTCTTGGGTTTTCTGTGTATGTCTCCGGGAACAGCGGTTTGATCAAGGCCATGCCTTCTTCTTCGGTCAAATCTCCCTTTTTGTAGCTTTTCCATGCATCAGAATGTTTTATTTCCCTTAGATTGTCCTCTGTTACCCCGTGACGTCGCAGAACCTCGTCAGATTTCTGCTTATCTTTGAAGAAAAAAACGTCTCCAATGTCAAACAATACAGTTGTTATCATGATTTTTCCTCCTCGTATTTGAAGTTTCCATTTTTAATTACCGCTTCCGCGAAGACCAACTCCAAGCATGATAACCACAACAACTCCGAGGACGGCCATTGTGACATAGGCCCAAGCGAGTTTGTCTTCCAATGTAAAAGTGTGGTCTGTTAACGATCCCCGTTGTGCGTTGGCACCGAATGCTCGTGCATCCGCAACCATCGCCATTGTATGTGTCCCGCGCAGTGAATTAATAAATAAAGGAACGGTCAGCACAGGTAAAGCCATACAAAATCGTTTCAGATAATTCACCCAGCCGCGAAGCTGCCACCACTTGTCGGGATGACTGAAATCATAGCCTCTGACCTCCATGGCCTGCACCAGAGTATTGAATTTTTCGAACATTAGCGGTAGAAAGCGCAGACCAGAAGAAAGCGCAAATCCGAGTTTTACAGGCATTTTCAACTTCATGCAGGCCCAAATGATTTCTGCCGGCTCCGCGGTATACATGAGAAGAAGTGAGGCCAGTGATACACAGAGAAATCGCCCGGTCTGCTGCAATCCGTACTGAAGTCCCTGAACGGAAAGTCCCTGATGTCCTGTCCAGCTGAGCGTCCACGGAAAAAGAAACAGAAAATCGTGATTCGTATTATAGAGAATACCCTGGCTCCATATTTGTCCAAATGCCGGGATAATCGACATCGCAATGACAACCCGGATCCTCGCTTTGGATGGTTTAACCAACAACCAGGGTATGACAGATACTAAGCATAAAGCAAAAACCCAGCTCCAGTTTAAAAAAACGGATAGAAGCCCGATGATGACCGGAAACAAGACTTTTAGCCGGGGATCAAGCCGATGTATGATCGTATCATGTCCCTCATAGCTCAGCATGTTACGTAACCCTTTGATCCCTACCAATTTCATGAAGCTCAGCGGAATGAGAGCGGGGATCATGAACATAAGAAGATAACCAAGAATGGTCTGTCCAATCAAGTTATGGAAAAAAAACTGACTCATATCGACATCCTTCCTTTTCCCCTGCTGATCTCAGCCCGGTCTGCCGCCCCGATCGAACGTAAAAACTCATCTACACTTAATGAAACCCAGCTTCTCCGTTCATCCGTCAGCAGCCCGTGCAGATGGGCGACAGGCGGCGGAACCACATGGCACTCAGCTAATTGTTCAAAATGGGCAAACACTCTTTCGGGACGGTCATTCAAAATCATTCGACCATGGTTCAGTACACACAACCGATCTGCGTAATGGGCGATAGCTTGCATGTCGTGCGAAATCATGAGATAGGTCAGTCCCTGTTCATCGCGCATATCATCCAGAAATTTTAGAAAGGCACGTGCATGCCCTTCATCCTGCCCGGTCGTCGGTTCATCCAGGATCATGACTTTAGGCGACGATGACAGCAGTGCGGCAAGCGCCGGACGTTCTTTCTGTCCATAGCTGAGCTTGTATGGATTCGCATCCAGGCGATCAGACAAGTCAATTAGCGCCGCAAGTTGCTCTTCCGTATAGGCAGCTTCAGACCGCGACCGACGGCCATAAGTTTTAGCAAAACCCAATTCGTTTTTCACGGTTGCAGAAAAAATCATATTCTCAGCTGATTGAAAAAGATAACCGACTTTTTCGGATTGCCTTGATATTTCACCTGCTTTGACCGGACTTCCATAGCACAGGACCTTGCCTGATGTGGGTTTGTTAAAACCCATGGATAAGGCCGCGAGCGATGTTTTTCCTGATCCATTGGCACCGGCAATGGCCACCCACTCATTTTGCCGGACTTCAAGATTCAGATCCTGAAGCACCTGTTTGTCCCCAAAGCTTAAGCCTACATTCTTCCATTGAAGGAGCGGATCCCCCGGCTCAAACCGTGATTCCCTTGAGGATGAGGATCTGGCCAGTGCTGCCGCGTAAGATGTCCCGCGCAGTGCATCTGCAGCTTCCTCAACTGTCAGCGCTATGCTGCCGTGAAAAACATCAGGCAGTGCATAGCTTAATTGCACCATCTGAGGAACGGAAACACCTAATCTCTGCCATAGTTGAAGATCACTGAATGCCTTTCTGGGTGGGCTGTCGACAATAATTTTACCCTGCTCCATCAGCAATACACGATCCACCCATGGAATGACCTCATCAATCTTATGCTCGATAAGAATTACTGTCATACCAAGATCTTTATTTAGATGCCGGAGAACGCTCAGGACTTCCTGCGTCCCGACCGGATCCAAATCCGAGGTAGGTTCATCCAAAACAAGAATCTTAGGTTCCATGGAAAGGGCCGCCGAAATGGCTACCCGCTGCTTCTGTCCCCCGGACAATACTTCAATGAGCGCTTCGCGGTATTCGTCAGATCCGGTATACCTCAGGGATTGATCCACACGACGTTTAATTTCTTCATGTGGCAAATTAAGGTTTTCGGGCCCAAAGGCCACTTCCAGATCCACTTTGAACGAAATCAGCTGATTATCAGGGTTCTGGAACACCATACCTATGAGCTGTGATGCCTCATGAATCTTCATTTCGGATAAATTTTTTCCATCCATATATACAGCACCATTCATAAACCCCGCTACTCTGTTAGGAATCAAGCCGGACAGCGCAAGCCCCAGAGTAGATTTTCCACATCCGGACGGACCGGCAAGCAGTACAAACTGACCTGCGGGAATGTCAAGCTCCACGTTCTTTAACGCGCTTTCCTTCTCATCAGGATAGCGAAAGGTCAAATGATCGAGGTGTAAATTATGACTGTTCATTGTTTTACCTGCCCGTCATTTAAGACTTTTTCTGATCCGTTTTTTCTGCAGCATTAATTTTTCAACTTTTAGGCGCATCGCCAGTCGGTGGCGGGGTGATCTTGGCTCTACCGCCCAATTGAGTAATCGACTTTGAAACTCTGACTGCAGCGTGGACGAACATCAGCGTATAAAGCAAATGGAATCCTCCGTCCGAGATGAGCTGAAGAATATCTTTTCCAATCGTCGTCATTTCGCCTTTAAGAAAAGGCCCCATTACAAAATCATCTAACTGGGTACGAGGGAAATCTTTCAGAAAACCTACGAAAATTGCGTCAACGAAAATCATTTTCGGGTTCGCCAAGAACTTCTTTCCACGGTACATAATGTACATATCGATAAAAATCCCTTGATACAAATACTTTGGCCATTCAATCGGATTGACACCTGAACCGCCATAAATAAGCTGTTCCAGAAAATATTTCAAGAAGATCAGTGCCGTCGCAGCACCTGGTTTACGAATAACTGCAATGCCTGTAATAAGGACAAATTCATATGGCAGGCCTTTGACGCCCATGAAGTCTAAGAGATTGCCGATGCCTGGAATCGTTTGAACAATCGGTCCGATGAAATTATCACCGAGTATACTGTTCGCTACCATACAAAGAACACCGATAATGGCAACACTTATGATATCTTGCGTCGTCCAGCGATTGCCGTCTTCTTTTCTGGAATTTCTCCAAACCATAAATAACGTTCCGAGAATCACGATCCAAATAACTACATACAGAGTAGCAGCTACACCGACGGGCACAACAACAGTTGTGTTCCAAAACTTCAAACCATCCACTCCCTCTCACTGATCCGATTTTTTCTCCGGTATCTACCGAAGTTGCCTTCATTATGCTCCTGAAATGTAACCACCATATTAAGCTGTAAATAAACGATTGTAAAAAATGTTCCATATATTAAATAATGTAATTTTTATATCATAAAAAATCCATATTCAGCTCATCCGGAGAAAAGTTTTGATTCATTGCCTTTTCTTTTAATAAGGCTTTATTAAACTTGTCTATTGTTTTCCGCCCCATGCGCTCGCTGATCCCCCAGGAGTCTCGCGCCTTCCGCTCCAATCAACGGAGGGCAAAAACAACATTGAATTTAAACATAGCCTTTAATAAAAAAATCCCCGGTTTTTATTTCCCAGAGATTTTCATAAATATAACTTACTATTTACCAATTTATCGGTTTGTTTAAGCACTCCGTGATAGCCTATTTAAACACGAAATGGTCCACTCAATTATCCTGATCGCCGTTTCAATTCGCTGTGTTGTATCACCGGTGAATAGGAGTTTAATTTCTTCATCCACATTCTCAGGCACTCTTTTTAATTTTTTTAAATGATAAAAAACTAAGCCATTGGGCGGTACAGGCTTACTGTTTACAGCCCAAAGTCCCTCAAGTATTTTCCATGAAGTGGTTGCAACTACAAAGGCAGCTTTTAATTCATCATCAGCCTCTCTTGCTGCTTCAATTTTGATTAGAGCCGTTTCAAGCCAGTAAACGATGGATTTCACTTCACTCTTAGGCACTTCATATTGTTCAAGCACGTTATTTGCCAACTCTTTGATTTGTGAAAACTTTCTTCGGTAATCAAAAAGAATAATTGAATCCAGAAAGTTGTACAATCCCATTGAGGACGATTTGCACTTGTAAACTGCCCGTTCAAAGTCAGCATATTTCATCTCGACAAGGATGTTGCCGCGATATTCCGAACAAAGTGGCCTGTTCAATCCATCTTCAAGTAACACATAGAAGTCTATATCCGAAGTTTGGTAATTTTCCCCGCGAGCCACGGAGCCCTGAAGAAGCAATCCTATAATTTCACCATCTTGCACCGCTTCATCATATATCTCGGCAACCAAACATCGATGAGCAATACTTTTGATAAACGACAGATCAATCATAACTCGCCTCCGGGTAAAACTTGGGATATAAATAATCAAAGATATATAATTTATAACTGAATTTTTGATTGTTTGAGCTGCATATCACACGCAACAGGGCAGGTTGAAGAAGGAGAAGTATTGCTTGATGCGGGATCAGGATAATACTCTTGAAGCTAATCTTAGCTGCCAATTTTCCTTCAGTAAATTTTTTGCCGTTTTAGCGGCTCTGACCCTTAATGATAAGTCATCTGAAATCCTGACTTTGTAACTCCCTGATAAAACTGCCTGACGCAGTTCCTCAACTGTATTACAATCCATTTTAAATTTATTATAAACACAGCTGATCTGCAAAGGATGGTGGGCATCGCTGCCTGCTACAACGGACTTGCCGAGCCTGACAGCAAAATCGTACACTTTTTCTTTCATTCGCTTTACCCCATACATGTTCAAATCTTTGCCATTCAAATCAAACGCATCGAACTGTTTCAACAAGTCTTCGGGAAGATTAAAGAGCGGATTGGCTTCTCTGAATGGATGCGCACCGATTTTCATGAAATCGTATGGTTCGCCGATCTGAAACAAATGTTCCAAAGGTATAAAACTCGTATCTGTTGTATAAGGTTCCAGCTGTTCGCGTAATTCTTTTACTGCATGACGATCGCCTGTAAATAAAACATGCCCGCCTTCCTGAATATTAATTTCCATACCAGGAAAAACTTTGAACCCGTCCACATCGTAGTACCCACTTTCATATTGAAACTGTTCATCGAGTGTTTTATAAATTTCGTAAAACCGATCCGTGTTAAAGTGTTCAGTCAACGTAAATGCATCCAATCCTTCATGGCGGGCTTCTTTAATCATACTTAAAAAATACTCAAGTGAAAAATCAATCTTTTTTGTAAATTTAACATGAGTATGGAAATCAATCTTCATCGGTGTCACTCCTCTGGAAATTAATTATCAATTTGTAATTAATGATATATTTTTTTCAGCCAATATTCAAGTATAATAATAATCACAGAAAGGAAGTTTGCTCATGTCAAATTCATTTACCTGGGATCTAACCAGCCTATCCCCGATACAAAAAAAAATAGCCGATTTTATCGAGAAAAACATTGAACACTTGCCATTTATGACTGAGCGTGACATTGCCGCTAAAATTCCGACAAGCATCGCATCTGTCTCACGATTCTGGAGCGCTGTCGGCTTTTCAAACCTTAAAGAATTCAAAAAAAGTATTCAAATATATAATGAGGTCACGCCTGCAAACAAGATGAAAAACACCTTTAATCGCGTTTCAGAAGACGATCTTCCGGGCGCCCTGCTTGAAGGTGCCACCGCCTACCTTAGCGAGACATCTCAGCATCTGTCTCGCGACACATTCGAACAGGCTGTTGAAAAAATTGTTCATGCAGATAAAATTTTTATATTCTCTCCCGGCCCATCCGAAGGGTTAGGGACGTTATTGCGCTTTCGGCTTAACCGTTTTGGCATGACCATTCAGCCGATGCCTAACAGTGGCCACGAACTGTTCGAATCGCTGGTCAACATCTCGGCGGATGACACGGTCATCTGTTTCAGTTTTGCCAATATACTGCCTGAGACCAGAGTCATACTGGATTATGCCGCTGACGTTAAATTTACGACGGTCGTGATCACCGATTTACTCGTGACTGACCTGAATCAGCTTGCCGATATTGTGCTTTATACCGCACGCGGCCAAATTTGGGAATTCCACTCCATGGTGGCACCAACG
This genomic window contains:
- a CDS encoding PHP-associated domain-containing protein; this translates as MKIDFHTHVKFTKKIDFSLEYFLSMIKEARHEGLDAFTLTEHFNTDRFYEIYKTLDEQFQYESGYYDVDGFKVFPGMEINIQEGGHVLFTGDRHAVKELREQLEPYTTDTSFIPLEHLFQIGEPYDFMKIGAHPFREANPLFNLPEDLLKQFDAFDLNGKDLNMYGVKRMKEKVYDFAVRLGKSVVAGSDAHHPLQISCVYNKFKMDCNTVEELRQAVLSGSYKVRISDDLSLRVRAAKTAKNLLKENWQLRLASRVLS
- a CDS encoding HAD family hydrolase; translation: MITTVLFDIGDVFFFKDKQKSDEVLRRHGVTEDNLREIKHSDAWKSYKKGDLTEEEGMALIKPLFPETYTENPRELFHDLSCSKTLNSALVPLAYKLKEKYRIAVLSNSNSFLEERLEEFQLMPLFEFVINSYRVRMKKPDEEIFKLAIERLGEEPESVLFVDDKERNTDTAKRLGFQVHTFTDTETFKNDLLDQGWLTPEEAETGSSTPLNQM
- a CDS encoding energy-coupling factor transporter transmembrane component T family protein, yielding MSQFFFHNLIGQTILGYLLMFMIPALIPLSFMKLVGIKGLRNMLSYEGHDTIIHRLDPRLKVLFPVIIGLLSVFLNWSWVFALCLVSVIPWLLVKPSKARIRVVIAMSIIPAFGQIWSQGILYNTNHDFLFLFPWTLSWTGHQGLSVQGLQYGLQQTGRFLCVSLASLLLMYTAEPAEIIWACMKLKMPVKLGFALSSGLRFLPLMFEKFNTLVQAMEVRGYDFSHPDKWWQLRGWVNYLKRFCMALPVLTVPLFINSLRGTHTMAMVADARAFGANAQRGSLTDHTFTLEDKLAWAYVTMAVLGVVVVIMLGVGLRGSGN
- a CDS encoding nucleotidyltransferase domain-containing protein; the protein is MIDLSFIKSIAHRCLVAEIYDEAVQDGEIIGLLLQGSVARGENYQTSDIDFYVLLEDGLNRPLCSEYRGNILVEMKYADFERAVYKCKSSSMGLYNFLDSIILFDYRRKFSQIKELANNVLEQYEVPKSEVKSIVYWLETALIKIEAAREADDELKAAFVVATTSWKILEGLWAVNSKPVPPNGLVFYHLKKLKRVPENVDEEIKLLFTGDTTQRIETAIRIIEWTISCLNRLSRSA
- a CDS encoding ABC transporter ATP-binding protein, with the translated sequence MNSHNLHLDHLTFRYPDEKESALKNVELDIPAGQFVLLAGPSGCGKSTLGLALSGLIPNRVAGFMNGAVYMDGKNLSEMKIHEASQLIGMVFQNPDNQLISFKVDLEVAFGPENLNLPHEEIKRRVDQSLRYTGSDEYREALIEVLSGGQKQRVAISAALSMEPKILVLDEPTSDLDPVGTQEVLSVLRHLNKDLGMTVILIEHKIDEVIPWVDRVLLMEQGKIIVDSPPRKAFSDLQLWQRLGVSVPQMVQLSYALPDVFHGSIALTVEEAADALRGTSYAAALARSSSSRESRFEPGDPLLQWKNVGLSFGDKQVLQDLNLEVRQNEWVAIAGANGSGKTSLAALSMGFNKPTSGKVLCYGSPVKAGEISRQSEKVGYLFQSAENMIFSATVKNELGFAKTYGRRSRSEAAYTEEQLAALIDLSDRLDANPYKLSYGQKERPALAALLSSSPKVMILDEPTTGQDEGHARAFLKFLDDMRDEQGLTYLMISHDMQAIAHYADRLCVLNHGRMILNDRPERVFAHFEQLAECHVVPPPVAHLHGLLTDERRSWVSLSVDEFLRSIGAADRAEISRGKGRMSI
- a CDS encoding MurR/RpiR family transcriptional regulator, producing the protein MSNSFTWDLTSLSPIQKKIADFIEKNIEHLPFMTERDIAAKIPTSIASVSRFWSAVGFSNLKEFKKSIQIYNEVTPANKMKNTFNRVSEDDLPGALLEGATAYLSETSQHLSRDTFEQAVEKIVHADKIFIFSPGPSEGLGTLLRFRLNRFGMTIQPMPNSGHELFESLVNISADDTVICFSFANILPETRVILDYAADVKFTTVVITDLLVTDLNQLADIVLYTARGQIWEFHSMVAPTAVIESLIIAVGFRLQEQSVAKLDMIQALRKRYALLLPR